In the genome of Oxalobacter aliiformigenes, one region contains:
- the argC gene encoding N-acetyl-gamma-glutamyl-phosphate reductase: MIKVGIVGGTGYTGVELLRILSAHPDVELTAITSRGDSGTPVADMFPSLRGIVDLAFTSPDESDLQKCDVVFFATPHGIAMSHARDLLATDVRIIDLAADFRLKDTAEFEKWYGMPHACPDILKEAVYGLVEVNREAIRKARVIGLPGCYPTSIQLGFAPLLSQGKPLVNESMLIADCKSGVSGAGRKAAVGSLFSESADNFHAYGVKGHRHLPEIVQGLKAITGNTREIGLTFVPHLTPMIRGIHSTLYATLNPESSDIDIQALYENHYRNDPFVDVLPAGSHPETRSVRASNYLRIAVHRPGNANTLVILVVEDNLVKGAAGQGVQCMNLMFGLDETTGLRQVPVLP, translated from the coding sequence ATGATTAAAGTCGGCATCGTCGGCGGTACGGGATATACAGGTGTCGAACTGTTGCGCATTCTTTCCGCCCACCCGGATGTGGAACTCACCGCCATTACATCACGGGGAGACAGTGGAACTCCTGTCGCGGATATGTTTCCTTCCCTGCGTGGTATCGTCGATCTGGCTTTTACCTCTCCAGACGAATCGGATCTGCAAAAATGCGACGTCGTCTTTTTCGCCACTCCGCATGGTATCGCCATGTCCCATGCAAGGGACCTGCTTGCCACCGATGTCAGGATCATTGACCTTGCCGCCGACTTCCGGCTGAAAGACACAGCGGAATTCGAAAAATGGTATGGTATGCCGCATGCCTGCCCGGATATATTGAAGGAAGCGGTTTACGGACTGGTTGAAGTCAATCGCGAAGCAATCAGAAAAGCCCGGGTCATCGGATTGCCCGGTTGTTATCCCACATCCATACAACTTGGCTTTGCCCCGCTGCTAAGTCAGGGCAAACCGCTGGTCAATGAATCCATGCTGATTGCGGATTGCAAATCGGGTGTTTCGGGGGCTGGCCGAAAAGCGGCGGTCGGATCGCTGTTTTCCGAATCGGCAGACAACTTCCATGCCTATGGCGTCAAAGGCCATCGCCATCTCCCCGAAATCGTTCAGGGACTCAAGGCGATAACCGGCAATACCCGTGAAATAGGCCTGACATTCGTGCCTCACCTGACTCCCATGATCCGGGGAATACATTCAACCCTGTATGCCACTCTGAATCCGGAATCGTCGGATATCGACATCCAGGCATTGTATGAAAACCATTACCGTAACGATCCGTTCGTCGATGTCCTGCCCGCTGGCTCCCACCCGGAAACACGGTCCGTACGTGCCTCGAATTATCTGCGCATTGCGGTACACAGACCCGGAAACGCCAATACACTGGTCATTCTTGTCGTGGAAGACAACCTGGTCAAAGGCGCTGCAGGACAAGGCGTCCAGTGTATGAACCTGATGTTCGGCCTTGACGAAACGACCGGCCTCAGACAGGTTCCGGTATTGCCATAA
- the rpsI gene encoding 30S ribosomal protein S9 yields the protein MIGNYNYGTGRRKSAVARVFLKAGSGKITVNGKPANEYFSRETGLMVIRQPLELTDNVERFDIMVNVSGGGESGQAGAVRHGITRALIDYDIGLKPALSKAGFVTRDAREVERKKVGLRKARRAKQFSKR from the coding sequence ATGATCGGTAACTACAATTACGGAACCGGCCGTCGCAAAAGTGCTGTGGCTCGTGTTTTTCTTAAAGCAGGCTCAGGAAAAATCACCGTTAACGGCAAACCGGCTAACGAATATTTCTCTCGCGAAACCGGCCTGATGGTCATTCGCCAGCCACTTGAACTGACCGACAATGTCGAGCGTTTCGATATCATGGTCAACGTATCCGGCGGTGGTGAATCCGGCCAGGCAGGTGCTGTCCGTCACGGGATCACCCGTGCATTGATCGACTACGACATCGGCCTGAAACCGGCACTGTCCAAAGCCGGCTTCGTCACCCGTGATGCACGCGAAGTTGAACGCAAGAAAGTCGGTCTGCGCAAGGCACGCCGCGCAAAACAGTTCTCCAAACGTTAA
- the hscB gene encoding Fe-S protein assembly co-chaperone HscB, producing MQNYFEFFNLPEQFAIDLQGLDQAYKKIQRLVHPDRFVTATEAEKRTAMQWAAMANDAYRTLGDPVRRSAYLCELNGYHVRKETHVSMDPEFLMQQLEWRELLQEARETGNRPMLEKLAEQQLHVRQKQMEVVENSLNRRQYENAAQEIRKMMFLEKFGEEIGQAFDELDSKH from the coding sequence ATGCAGAATTATTTCGAGTTTTTTAACCTGCCTGAACAATTTGCGATCGATTTACAGGGACTGGATCAGGCCTACAAGAAAATTCAGAGGCTGGTTCATCCCGATCGTTTTGTCACCGCCACCGAAGCGGAAAAACGGACGGCCATGCAATGGGCCGCCATGGCCAATGACGCTTACCGGACTCTTGGCGATCCGGTCAGACGAAGCGCTTATCTCTGCGAGCTGAACGGATATCATGTGCGGAAAGAAACGCATGTATCAATGGATCCAGAATTTTTGATGCAACAACTGGAATGGCGTGAACTGCTGCAGGAAGCCCGTGAAACGGGAAACAGGCCAATGCTCGAAAAACTGGCGGAACAACAACTTCACGTACGCCAAAAGCAAATGGAAGTTGTTGAAAACTCGCTGAACCGGCGCCAGTACGAAAATGCTGCGCAGGAAATCCGGAAAATGATGTTCCTCGAAAAATTCGGAGAGGAAATCGGCCAGGCTTTTGATGAACTCGATTCCAAACACTGA
- a CDS encoding M48 family metallopeptidase has product MIKRLLLVKHSILNSRILPRLACVCCAVLVSACATDTGWLDNEETVLETAGPAKLKQVVAMQDRLDRVGGKLLINNAPLCRKQLRNLLGFSVANKYTYSPSLAALASEMYGLDDRLQVMNVIPDSGAERAGLQRGDILLRIDNKPVPQGIHAERDTVEMLSSLVSKKKSLNLTVLRNKVPRKMTVSLTPACGFRIELGQTGNVNAYSDGNRILVTQGMMLFAKSDEDLAYILSKEMAHNVLGHTKTLQNTHAATSLIDNLMLTPPRQATSTGLKPMPKKFDIDADTLSLAMSLRGGYGIDNATRFWKRLAYRFPATNAMNYTALHPATSARLEAMPNAITRIKAIDKRRKALATPK; this is encoded by the coding sequence ATGATAAAACGTTTGCTATTGGTAAAACATTCCATTCTGAACAGCAGAATATTGCCACGACTTGCATGTGTATGCTGTGCCGTACTCGTTTCTGCCTGTGCAACGGATACAGGATGGCTCGACAACGAGGAAACAGTGCTTGAAACGGCAGGCCCCGCCAAACTCAAACAAGTTGTCGCCATGCAGGACCGGCTTGACAGGGTCGGTGGCAAACTGTTGATCAACAATGCTCCGTTGTGCAGAAAACAACTCCGCAATCTTCTGGGTTTCAGCGTAGCGAACAAATACACCTATTCGCCATCCCTGGCGGCACTGGCTTCGGAAATGTACGGTCTGGACGACAGGCTTCAGGTGATGAATGTCATTCCCGACAGTGGTGCAGAACGTGCCGGACTGCAACGCGGCGACATATTGCTGCGTATCGACAACAAACCGGTTCCCCAGGGCATACACGCCGAACGCGATACAGTAGAGATGCTCTCATCGCTTGTTTCCAAGAAAAAATCTCTCAACCTGACCGTTTTGCGCAACAAGGTTCCCAGAAAAATGACCGTATCTCTTACACCCGCCTGCGGATTCCGCATTGAACTGGGACAGACCGGCAATGTCAATGCCTATTCCGATGGCAACCGTATTCTGGTAACCCAGGGCATGATGTTATTTGCAAAATCGGATGAAGATCTGGCTTATATCCTGTCCAAGGAAATGGCACACAATGTACTGGGACATACCAAAACCCTGCAAAACACGCATGCCGCGACATCACTGATCGACAATCTCATGCTTACCCCTCCGCGTCAGGCAACCTCTACCGGTCTGAAACCCATGCCGAAAAAATTCGATATTGACGCGGACACACTGAGTCTGGCCATGTCTTTGAGAGGAGGCTATGGAATTGATAACGCCACCCGCTTCTGGAAAAGGCTTGCCTACCGCTTTCCGGCGACAAACGCCATGAACTACACAGCCTTGCATCCGGCCACATCAGCCCGTCTCGAGGCAATGCCAAACGCGATCACACGCATCAAGGCTATCGACAAACGGAGAAAAGCGCTGGCCACGCCGAAGTGA
- the lspA gene encoding signal peptidase II, with protein sequence MATRNLYYKNKTGILPWLGLAILIVVLDQLSKVWISCTLNYGQTIKLTPFFNLMLVYNKGAAFSFLASQAGWQRYFFTVISIAAIIFIIYLLKRHAQQKLFCLSLALILGGAIGNLIDRSLYGHVIDFLDMHAFGWHWPTFNIADCGITIGAVLFIMDELKRVRKN encoded by the coding sequence ATGGCAACCAGAAATCTCTACTATAAAAACAAAACCGGTATACTGCCGTGGCTAGGTCTTGCCATCCTGATCGTTGTCCTTGATCAACTCAGCAAAGTCTGGATATCCTGTACCTTAAATTATGGACAAACCATCAAACTGACTCCTTTTTTCAACCTGATGCTTGTCTACAACAAGGGAGCCGCTTTCAGTTTCCTGGCTTCCCAGGCCGGGTGGCAACGATATTTTTTCACGGTAATCAGTATTGCCGCCATCATATTCATCATCTATTTGCTGAAACGGCACGCCCAGCAAAAATTGTTCTGTCTGTCCCTTGCCCTGATTCTGGGGGGAGCCATCGGCAATCTGATTGACCGTTCACTGTATGGTCATGTCATCGATTTTCTGGACATGCACGCTTTCGGATGGCACTGGCCGACATTCAATATCGCGGATTGCGGCATTACAATCGGTGCCGTGCTGTTTATTATGGATGAACTGAAACGCGTCAGAAAAAACTGA
- a CDS encoding ZIP family metal transporter, whose amino-acid sequence MISLSVGMMLSTSLLHALPEAFEMHVQPNRLFLTLLIGLLAFFLLEKFSILRHSHHHEGDGHHHEKGFDKHEAGSAGWMILVGHGFHSITDGILISAAFLANPYLGLITSLAILAHEIPQQVGDFIVMLNAGFTRKRAFFYSLSNTATAMTGALIGYHTLGRAQELIPYVLTLASAGFIYIALSDLIPQMQRRSTIRETIPQIALVALGIAVIFTITHGLHHSH is encoded by the coding sequence ATGATCAGCCTGTCAGTCGGCATGATGCTCTCGACTTCTCTCTTGCATGCCCTGCCTGAAGCATTCGAAATGCATGTGCAGCCGAACCGGCTTTTTCTGACCTTGCTGATCGGACTGCTGGCTTTTTTCCTGCTCGAAAAGTTTTCCATTCTCCGTCATTCACATCATCATGAAGGAGACGGGCATCATCATGAAAAAGGTTTCGACAAACATGAAGCCGGATCGGCAGGCTGGATGATCCTCGTCGGACACGGATTTCACAGCATCACGGACGGCATTCTTATTTCCGCCGCTTTCCTGGCCAACCCTTACCTTGGCCTGATAACCAGTCTGGCGATTCTGGCACATGAAATCCCCCAGCAAGTCGGAGATTTCATCGTCATGCTAAATGCAGGATTTACCCGCAAACGGGCCTTTTTTTACAGCCTGAGCAATACCGCAACTGCCATGACCGGGGCTCTGATCGGTTACCATACTCTGGGACGGGCACAGGAATTGATCCCGTATGTTCTGACGCTGGCATCAGCCGGCTTCATTTATATTGCCCTAAGCGATCTGATACCCCAAATGCAGCGCCGCAGTACGATTCGCGAGACCATCCCCCAGATCGCTCTTGTCGCGCTGGGAATCGCCGTCATTTTCACCATTACTCACGGCCTCCATCATTCGCACTGA
- the iscU gene encoding Fe-S cluster assembly scaffold IscU, whose translation MTYSNKVIDHYENPRNVGSFDKDDDTVGTGMVGAPACGDVMRLQIKVNADGMIEDARFKTYGCGSAIASSSLVTEWVKGKTLDEALKIKNSEIADELALPPVKIHCSILAEDAIKAAVDDYQKRQEKKNKLK comes from the coding sequence ATGACTTATTCGAACAAGGTAATTGACCACTACGAAAACCCGCGCAATGTCGGAAGCTTCGACAAGGATGATGACACTGTCGGCACAGGAATGGTAGGCGCTCCGGCCTGTGGCGATGTGATGCGTCTGCAAATCAAGGTCAACGCCGACGGAATGATTGAAGATGCCCGTTTCAAAACCTATGGCTGCGGATCGGCAATCGCATCCAGTTCACTGGTCACAGAATGGGTAAAAGGCAAAACACTGGATGAAGCGCTGAAAATCAAGAATTCCGAGATAGCGGATGAACTGGCCCTTCCTCCTGTCAAAATCCACTGTTCCATTCTGGCGGAAGATGCGATCAAGGCGGCTGTCGACGATTATCAGAAACGACAGGAAAAAAAGAACAAACTCAAATGA
- a CDS encoding Rrf2 family transcriptional regulator encodes MRLTTKGRFAVTAMIDVNRYQQNGPVPLAGISERQDISVAYLEQLFSKLRRGNLVKSIRGPGGGYVLAKDAGDITIADIVFAVDEPLDVTRCGGSGNCAKGSIKCVTHNLWASLNERIIDYLESVTLSDLSGKETGTAQDKQNSGKIALYAKPAKQKDMTA; translated from the coding sequence ATGCGATTGACGACGAAAGGACGTTTCGCGGTAACGGCTATGATAGACGTCAACCGATACCAGCAAAACGGTCCGGTTCCTCTGGCAGGTATCAGCGAGCGACAGGATATCTCTGTTGCTTATCTGGAGCAACTGTTTTCTAAACTCCGTCGCGGAAATTTGGTCAAATCGATACGCGGTCCGGGAGGTGGATACGTTCTGGCGAAAGACGCCGGAGATATCACTATTGCCGATATTGTCTTTGCCGTAGATGAACCGCTTGATGTCACACGCTGTGGCGGCAGCGGCAATTGCGCGAAAGGCAGTATCAAATGTGTCACCCATAACTTATGGGCGAGCCTGAATGAAAGAATCATCGATTATCTGGAATCCGTCACATTGTCTGATCTTTCCGGAAAAGAAACAGGCACAGCGCAGGACAAACAGAATTCCGGCAAAATTGCGCTTTATGCAAAACCGGCGAAACAAAAGGATATGACAGCATGA
- a CDS encoding LysE family translocator — protein MIPIDILGTYFLACLVLAIVPGPDNIFVLTQSALQGKKAGLLVVLGLCTGLMFHTSAVALGVAVIFKTSELAFTLLKAAGATYLLYLAWGAFRSGAASIDGNGISALGSGQLYRRGIFMNITNPKVSIFFLAFLPQFADPARGSLAIQMLVLGFVFILSAILVFGAIALAAGSLGEWLSRSANAQRWINRLAGTVFVGLAIKLLLTER, from the coding sequence ATGATTCCAATCGATATTCTGGGGACTTATTTTCTGGCCTGTCTTGTTCTTGCCATCGTTCCGGGGCCGGACAATATATTTGTTCTGACCCAGTCGGCCTTGCAGGGGAAAAAGGCCGGACTGCTGGTTGTTCTGGGATTGTGTACGGGGTTGATGTTCCATACATCCGCCGTTGCTTTGGGGGTGGCTGTTATTTTCAAGACATCGGAGTTGGCGTTTACCCTGTTGAAAGCGGCAGGAGCCACTTATCTGCTCTATCTGGCATGGGGAGCCTTCAGAAGCGGAGCGGCATCCATTGACGGAAACGGAATCTCCGCTCTCGGAAGCGGCCAGTTGTATCGTCGTGGTATTTTTATGAATATCACCAATCCGAAAGTCAGTATCTTTTTTCTGGCATTTTTGCCCCAGTTCGCCGATCCGGCGAGAGGATCACTGGCAATTCAGATGCTGGTGCTGGGTTTCGTTTTTATCCTTTCGGCCATTCTGGTATTTGGTGCCATTGCCCTGGCCGCCGGTTCACTGGGCGAATGGTTGAGCCGGTCGGCCAATGCCCAGCGCTGGATCAACCGGCTTGCCGGGACCGTGTTTGTGGGACTTGCCATCAAATTGCTGTTGACGGAACGCTAG
- the erpA gene encoding iron-sulfur cluster insertion protein ErpA: protein MSDNQEMPAPINFTDNAVKKVAELIAEEGNPNLKLRVFVQGGGCAGFQYGFTFDENVNEDDTTMMKDGIQLLIDPMSYQYLVGAEIDYKEDINGSQFVIKNPNVTTTCGCGSSFAP from the coding sequence ATGAGTGACAATCAAGAAATGCCGGCACCGATCAATTTCACCGACAATGCCGTAAAGAAAGTCGCCGAACTGATTGCCGAAGAAGGTAACCCCAATCTGAAATTGCGTGTCTTTGTGCAGGGCGGTGGTTGTGCAGGTTTCCAGTACGGCTTCACTTTCGACGAAAACGTCAATGAAGACGATACAACCATGATGAAAGACGGAATCCAGCTTTTGATAGACCCGATGAGCTACCAGTATCTTGTCGGTGCCGAAATCGATTACAAGGAAGATATCAACGGATCCCAATTCGTCATCAAGAATCCGAACGTCACCACAACTTGTGGTTGCGGTTCATCATTTGCCCCCTGA
- the iscA gene encoding iron-sulfur cluster assembly protein IscA yields MAITLTEKAANHITRFLERRGKGIGLRFGVQTTGCSGMSYKLEYVDEPQADDRIFESNGVRIFVDPKSLPYLDGTELDYAREGLNEGFRFSNPNVKDTCGCGNSFKV; encoded by the coding sequence ATGGCAATTACACTGACTGAAAAAGCGGCCAATCACATCACCCGTTTTCTCGAACGACGGGGAAAGGGCATCGGGCTACGATTCGGCGTACAGACAACCGGCTGTTCCGGCATGTCTTACAAACTGGAATATGTTGACGAACCCCAGGCCGACGACAGGATTTTCGAATCCAACGGCGTCAGGATTTTCGTCGATCCGAAAAGTCTTCCTTATCTTGACGGTACGGAACTGGATTATGCACGCGAAGGTCTGAACGAAGGATTCAGGTTCTCGAATCCGAACGTAAAAGATACCTGTGGCTGCGGAAACAGTTTCAAGGTCTGA
- the rplM gene encoding 50S ribosomal protein L13: protein MKTFSAKDSEVQRDWFVIDATDKVLGRVASEVARRLRGKHKPEFTPHVDTGDYIIVVNASKLRVTGNKMTDKKYYRHSGFPGGIYETTFEKMQQRFPGRALEKAVKGMLPKGPLGYAMIKKLKVYADATHPHSAQQPKPLEI, encoded by the coding sequence ATGAAAACCTTTTCCGCAAAGGACAGCGAAGTCCAGCGTGACTGGTTTGTGATTGACGCAACCGACAAGGTTCTCGGACGTGTCGCCAGCGAAGTGGCACGCCGTCTGCGTGGCAAACACAAACCGGAATTCACCCCTCATGTCGATACCGGCGATTACATCATCGTCGTCAACGCCAGCAAACTGCGCGTTACCGGCAACAAGATGACTGACAAGAAATACTATCGCCACAGCGGTTTCCCTGGTGGTATCTACGAAACGACCTTTGAAAAAATGCAGCAGCGTTTTCCGGGTCGGGCACTTGAAAAAGCCGTCAAAGGCATGCTCCCGAAGGGTCCTTTGGGCTATGCCATGATCAAAAAGCTGAAAGTGTATGCGGATGCAACCCATCCTCACAGCGCCCAGCAGCCCAAGCCACTTGAAATCTAA
- the dut gene encoding dUTP diphosphatase — translation MKTIDIKILDPRMKEYLPSYATSGSAGLDLRACIAEPVALAPGETQLVPTGLAIHIADPGYAALILPRSGLGHKHGIVLGNLVGLIDSDYQGQLMISTWNRGTEPFTFNPMERLAQLVIVPVLQVEFNIVDEFETSSRGTGGFGSTGKI, via the coding sequence ATGAAGACGATCGACATCAAAATACTGGACCCGCGTATGAAGGAATATCTTCCCTCATACGCGACAAGTGGCAGCGCCGGACTGGACCTGCGCGCATGTATTGCGGAACCGGTCGCGCTGGCACCCGGCGAAACACAACTGGTTCCGACCGGCCTGGCCATTCATATTGCCGATCCGGGATATGCCGCTCTCATTCTGCCCCGCAGTGGTCTCGGACACAAGCATGGCATTGTACTGGGCAATCTGGTTGGCCTGATCGATTCGGATTATCAGGGCCAATTGATGATTTCGACCTGGAACAGGGGAACCGAACCGTTCACGTTCAATCCGATGGAAAGACTGGCCCAACTGGTTATTGTCCCGGTTCTGCAGGTCGAATTCAATATCGTCGATGAATTCGAAACAAGCTCACGAGGAACCGGCGGTTTCGGCAGTACTGGAAAAATCTGA
- the coaBC gene encoding bifunctional phosphopantothenoylcysteine decarboxylase/phosphopantothenate--cysteine ligase CoaBC, translating to MDLSGKRILLGLTGGIACYKSAEFARAMIREGASVQVVMTESAQKFITPVTMQALTGHTVFTDSWDDRLENNMPHIDLTRQADLVVIAPCSANFMSKLANGLCDDLLSTLCLARPSTIPFLIAPAMNAEMWKKPATRRNVNQLREDGTLIMGPASGYQACGEIGDGRMLEPAQLLEEVIAALQPKWLANRRVLITAGPTFEPIDPVRGITNRSSGKMGYAIARAAREAGASVTLISGPTALDTPYGVKRIDVMTAIQMRDAVMSHISKQDVFISVAAVADWRVANKSEQKIKKNGNGHSPTLEFAENPDILASIAALPDPPYCVGFAAESEKLKQHAEEKRKKKNIPLLVGNIGHETFGKDENTLILFDETGSLELPHGSKQILARQLIEQISKRL from the coding sequence ATGGATTTGTCCGGCAAAAGAATTTTACTGGGATTGACAGGCGGTATCGCCTGTTACAAATCGGCTGAATTTGCGCGTGCCATGATCCGCGAGGGAGCGTCCGTTCAGGTCGTCATGACAGAAAGCGCACAGAAATTTATCACACCCGTCACCATGCAGGCACTGACCGGGCATACCGTCTTCACCGATTCCTGGGATGACCGTCTTGAAAACAACATGCCGCATATCGATCTGACACGTCAGGCCGATCTTGTCGTCATCGCTCCCTGCTCTGCCAATTTCATGAGCAAGCTGGCCAATGGACTGTGTGACGACCTGTTATCCACTCTGTGTCTGGCCAGACCGTCAACCATTCCTTTTCTGATTGCCCCGGCGATGAACGCCGAAATGTGGAAAAAACCGGCGACCCGACGAAATGTAAACCAGCTCAGAGAAGACGGAACGCTGATCATGGGACCAGCTTCAGGATATCAGGCCTGCGGCGAAATCGGGGATGGCCGCATGCTGGAACCGGCCCAGCTGCTGGAAGAAGTCATTGCCGCATTGCAACCCAAATGGCTGGCAAACCGGCGTGTGCTGATAACTGCCGGCCCGACATTTGAACCGATCGACCCCGTCCGCGGCATCACAAACCGCTCCTCAGGCAAAATGGGCTATGCCATCGCCCGTGCGGCACGTGAGGCCGGTGCCTCCGTAACACTGATTTCAGGTCCGACCGCTCTTGATACGCCTTATGGCGTAAAACGTATCGATGTTATGACGGCTATCCAGATGCGCGATGCCGTCATGTCGCACATCAGCAAACAGGATGTTTTCATTTCCGTGGCAGCCGTTGCCGACTGGAGAGTCGCCAATAAGAGTGAACAGAAAATCAAGAAAAACGGCAATGGTCATTCACCGACACTTGAGTTTGCTGAAAATCCGGATATTCTTGCCTCAATCGCCGCGCTGCCCGATCCTCCTTACTGCGTCGGATTCGCCGCGGAATCCGAAAAGCTGAAACAGCATGCCGAAGAAAAACGCAAGAAGAAAAACATTCCTTTGCTGGTCGGAAATATCGGCCATGAAACCTTCGGAAAGGATGAGAACACCCTGATTCTGTTCGATGAAACCGGCAGCCTTGAATTACCGCACGGAAGCAAGCAGATTCTGGCACGCCAGCTGATCGAACAAATCTCAAAACGGCTATAG
- a CDS encoding IscS subfamily cysteine desulfurase translates to MNNPAQTTQCSILRELTHDATHPVYMDYSATTPVDPRVAEKMIPYLCEKFGNPASNSHIYGWEAEKAVEEARSHVAALINADAREIVWTSGATEANNLAIKGAAQFYKTKGRHIITVKTEHKSVLDTFRELEREGFEATYLDPQENGLITLEQLEKAIRPDTILVSVMMVNNEIGVIQPVDEIAELCRSKGVIFHCDAAQAAGKMEIDLQKTKVDLMTLTAHKICGPKGIGALFVRRRPRIRLEAQMHGGGHERGMRSGTLATHQIVGMGEAYRIAREEMKEEVARIKVLAKRLADGLGQIEAVVFNGDMEHRIPHNLNVSFNYVEGESLMMAMKGLAVSSGSACTSASLEPSYVLRALGRSDELAHSSIRFTIGRFTTEKEVDFAIDLVKTQVAKLRELSPLWEMYKDGIDISTIQWATH, encoded by the coding sequence ATGAACAATCCGGCACAAACCACACAATGCAGCATTCTGAGGGAATTGACACACGATGCGACGCATCCCGTCTATATGGATTATTCGGCCACGACACCCGTTGATCCACGTGTAGCGGAAAAAATGATTCCTTATTTATGCGAAAAATTCGGCAACCCGGCCTCAAACAGCCACATATACGGCTGGGAAGCGGAAAAAGCCGTTGAAGAAGCACGGTCTCATGTCGCGGCCCTGATCAATGCCGACGCACGCGAAATTGTATGGACTTCAGGCGCAACGGAAGCAAACAACCTGGCCATCAAAGGCGCCGCACAATTTTACAAGACAAAAGGCAGACACATCATCACAGTCAAGACCGAACACAAATCGGTTCTGGACACATTCAGGGAACTGGAACGTGAAGGATTCGAGGCGACTTATCTGGATCCCCAGGAAAATGGTCTGATCACCCTGGAACAGCTGGAAAAGGCTATTCGTCCTGATACCATTCTGGTGTCCGTCATGATGGTCAACAATGAAATCGGCGTTATCCAACCGGTGGATGAAATCGCCGAACTCTGCCGAAGCAAAGGCGTGATTTTCCATTGCGATGCCGCGCAGGCCGCCGGCAAGATGGAAATTGACCTGCAAAAGACAAAAGTGGATCTGATGACCCTGACCGCACACAAAATATGCGGTCCCAAAGGGATTGGAGCACTGTTCGTACGCCGTCGTCCACGTATCCGTCTGGAAGCCCAGATGCACGGAGGCGGACATGAACGAGGCATGAGATCGGGCACGCTTGCCACACACCAGATTGTCGGTATGGGTGAAGCCTACCGGATCGCCAGGGAAGAAATGAAAGAAGAAGTGGCACGGATAAAGGTACTTGCCAAACGGCTTGCCGATGGACTGGGCCAGATTGAAGCCGTTGTCTTCAATGGTGATATGGAACACCGTATCCCTCACAACCTGAATGTCAGTTTCAACTACGTGGAAGGCGAATCGCTGATGATGGCAATGAAAGGACTGGCTGTTTCTTCCGGTTCAGCCTGTACCTCTGCCAGTCTGGAACCTTCTTATGTGCTTCGTGCACTGGGCCGGAGCGATGAGCTTGCCCACAGTTCCATCCGTTTCACGATCGGACGTTTCACAACGGAAAAAGAAGTGGACTTCGCCATTGATCTGGTAAAAACCCAGGTTGCCAAATTGCGCGAACTCTCGCCGCTTTGGGAAATGTACAAGGACGGTATCGATATCAGTACCATTCAGTGGGCCACTCACTGA